A region of Sesamum indicum cultivar Zhongzhi No. 13 linkage group LG7, S_indicum_v1.0, whole genome shotgun sequence DNA encodes the following proteins:
- the LOC105166392 gene encoding sugar transport protein 7-like, translated as MAGGSFGPTGVATERAAEYKGRVTAYVIVACLVAALGGSIFGYDIGISGGVTSMDGFLKKFFPTVYRSKKHAHENNYCKYNNQGLAAFTSSLYLAGLVASLVASPITRNYGRRGSIIAGGISFMIGAALDASAVNLPMLNLGRIMLGFGIGFGNQAVPLYLSELAPTHLRGALNMMFQLATTLGIFTANMINYGTEKLQPWGWRLSLGLAAVPATLMTVGGILLPETPNSLIERGFEKKGKEVLEKIRGTTDVHAELQDIIDASELAKTVEHPFRNILERRNRPVLVMAIFMPTFQILTGINSILFYAPVLFQSMGFGGNASLYSSALTGAVLASSTFISIATVDKLGRRALLISGGIQMIICQVIVSIILGLKFHGDQELSKAFSVLVVVVICLFVVAFGWSWGPLGWTVPSEIFPLEVRSAGQSITVAVNLFFTFIIGQSFLSLLCAFKFGIFLFFAGWITVMTIFVYFFLPETKGVPIEEMVFLWKKHWFWKRIVL; from the exons ATGGCGGGCGGGTCGTTCGGGCCAACGGGAGTGGCCACGGAGAGGGCTGCCGAGTACAAGGGAAGAGTCACTGCGTATGTGATCGTCGCCTGTCTTGTTGCCGCTCTCGGTGGCTCAATCTTCGGCTATGATATTGGAATTTCAG GAGGGGTTACATCAATGGATGGATTTCTTAAGAAATTCTTCCCAACAGTGTACAGAAGCAAGAAGCATGCTCATGAGAACAATTACTGCAAGTACAACAATCAGGGCCTAGCAGCATTCACGTCGTCGCTTTATCTGGCTGGTCTGGTGGCGTCACTTGTGGCGTCGCCCATCACACGGAATTATGGCCGTCGTGGAAGTATAATTGCTGGTGGCATCAGTTTCATGATTGGAGCAGCTCTTGATGCTTCTGCCGTTAATCTTCCCATGCTCAATTTAGGTCGGATTATGCTTGGTTTCGGCATTGGATTTGGCAACCAG GCAGTTCCGCTGTATTTGTCAGAACTGGCACCAACTCATCTTAGAGGGGCCCTGAATATGATGTTCCAATTGGCAACAACACTAGGGATATTCACTGCAAACATGATAAATTATGGGACGGAGAAGCTCCAGCCATGGGGGTGGAGACTCTCTCTTGGGCTTGCAGCAGTACCGGCTACGCTGATGACGGTAGGCGGAATCCTACTGCCCGAAACACCAAACAGCTTAATTGAAAGAGGATTTGAAAAGAAGGGTAAAGAGGTATTAGAGAAGATCAGAGGCACAACCGACGTGCATGCTGAGCTGCAGGACATAATTGATGCAAGTGAGCTTGCAAAAACAGTTGAGCATCCTTTCAGAAACATCCTTGAGAGACGGAACCGTCCGGTGCTCGTGATGGCCATCTTCATGCCGACTTTTCAAATACTCACAGGCATAAACTCTATTCTTTTCTATGCACCAGTGCTATTCCAGAGCATGGGATTCGGAGGGAACGCTTCTCTCTACTCCTCAGCCTTAACGGGCGCTGTTCTTGCTTCGTCCACCTTTATTTCCATCGCAACGGTTGATAAGTTGGGCCGCAGAGCTCTGCTGATTAGTGGAGGAATACAAATGATTATTTGTCAG GTGATAGTCTCAATCATACTGGGGCTAAAATTCCACGGTGACCAGGAACTCTCCAAGGCGTTCTCAGTGCTAGTTGTGGTGGTCATCTGCCTATTCGTCGTAGCTTTCGGGTGGTCTTGGGGGCCACTAGGGTGGACGGTGCCGAGCGAGATATTCCCATTAGAGGTACGATCAGCGGGTCAGAGCATAACAGTGGCGGTTAACCTCTTCTTCACGTTCATAATAGGCCAATCCTTCCTCTCCCTGCTGTGTGCTTTCAAGTTTGGAATTTTCCTCTTCTTCGCTGGCTGGATTACGGTCATGACTATCTTCGTCTACTTCTTCTTACCCGAGACGAAAGGCGTTCCCATTGAGGAGATGGTTTTCTTGTGGAAGAAACACTGGTTCTGGAAAAGGATTGTGCTATAG
- the LOC105166393 gene encoding uncharacterized protein LOC105166393 — protein sequence MGGKSRKKLNKSNSRRPNSGNRALFVEGGLLSDWSAFSSPPSRGRKHNNGGSRDSRSGAGKGTNYDSKSGSVSGQRSDTYKSRGNAICYLYPQENAPIDEGENCENNLVVSEPVVLVDSEKTPMVAYIDEEPCNESRNVEYIYDYTTSLMLDESSHRGLGFYDEVEASPDVIGSSSKMEEKESGSVASSSYEEGDMGSDDDLVHSENAETGDDLVAEMSDLEENPGYLIIGGTKIYTHDITDEDDNDDDDKSSGSSVSETCSATSESDGLSYSGSDIDDEVAADYFEGIGGIDKIVNVDQLLGQVSDVSGDDTDSVESYDETLEKLGGIALQEASREYGMKNPVFGRKYRTKCKNSVPVKYDASFAIDDLMLVKDPRTVSGKKKHVARLPQSWPAEARKSKKFRKIPGEKKKHRKEMIAAKRRDRMIRRGVDLQKINLKLQQIVLDGVDMFSFQPMHPRDCSQVRRLAAIYRLQSGCQGSGKKRFVMVSRTQHTSMPSSTDKVRLEKLIGDNEDGDFSVDGKPLKVDTYTAKNTARVGTYTPIGAQSSRKQSTKNLATYPASKESKKKKSGKIGSYAAQPLSFVSSGIMDTETIELRTTESNETKDTCHESKLVSHSIEYKAFEIHTTGFGSKMMAKMGYIEGTGLGKDGQGMAQPIEVSQRPKSLGLGAEVPEASGKSSITQSRPNSTGRSAKSSGTNVKSAKSDNHKFGSFEKHTKGFGSKMMAKMGFVEGMGLGKDSQGIVNPLLAVRRPKSMGLGATS from the exons ATGGGTGGGAAAAGTCggaaaaagttgaataaatcgAATAGCCGTCGCCCGAATTCCGGCAACCGCGCCCTTTTTGTTGAAGGTGGATTGTTGTCTGATTGGTCTGCCTTCAGTTCTCCTCCGTCCAGAG GGAGGAAACACAATAATGGAGGAAGTAGGGATTCAAGATCTGGGGCTGGAAAAGGGACCAATTATGATTCGAAGTCCGGGTCAGTTTCGGGTCAGAGAAGCGATACTTACAAGAGTAGAGGGAATGCAATTTGTTACCTGTATCCCCAG GAAAATGCACCAATAGATGAAGGTGAAAATTGTGAGAACAATTTGGTTGTTTCAGAACCTGTAGTCTTGGTTGATTCAGAGAAGACTCCAATGGTTGCCTATATAGATGAAGAGCCTTGCAATGAATCTCGAAAtgtggaatatatatatgactacACTACAAGCTTGATGCTGGATGAGAGCTCGCATAGAGGGTTGGGGTTCTATGATGAAGTGGAAGCAAGTCCTGATGTTATTGGATCCTCATCCAAAAtggaagagaaagagagtggTTCTGTTGCCTCATCTTCCTATGAGGAAGGTGATATGGGTTCTGATGACGATCTTGTTCACAGTGAAAATGCTGAAACGGGGGATGATCTGGTGGCTGAGATGTCGGATCTGGAGGAAAATCCAGGTTATCTGATAATAGGaggcacaaaaatatatactcaTGATATCACTGACGAGGATgacaatgatgatgatgataaaagCTCGGGCTCTTCTGTCTCAGAAACTTGCTCTGCAACATCAGAGAGTGATGGCTTGTCATATAGTGGTTCAGACATTGATGATGAGGTTGCTGCAGATTATTTTGAGGGAATTGGTGGCATTGACAAGATTGTCAATGTTGATCAGCTGCTTGGACAGGTTTCTGATGTCTCTGGTGATGACACTGATTCTGTAGAGAGCTATGATGAAACACTGGAGAAGTTGGGTGGCATTGCCCTTCAGGAGGCATCAAGGGAGTATGGAATGAAAAATCCTGTATTTGGAAGAAAATATCgtacaaaatgtaaaaattcagTACCTGTTAAGTATGATGCATCATTTGCTATAGATGACCTAATGCTTGTTAAGGATCCAAGAACTGTTTCTGGGAAGAAGAAACATGTTGCTAGACTTCCACAGTCTTGGCCTGCTGAGGCTCGCAAAAGCAAAAAGTTTAGGAAAATACCAG gagaaaaaaagaaacatcgTAAAGAAATGATTGCTGCAAAACGTCGGGATAGGATGATTCGCCGTGGTGTAGATCTTCAGAAGATAAATTTG AAATTGCAGCAGATAGTTCTTGATGGTGTAGATATGTTCTCATTCCAGCCCATGCACCCACGTGATTGTTCTCAG GTGCGTAGATTAGCTGCCATTTATCGCTTGCAAAGTGGGTGTCAAGGGTCTGGTAAGAagag ATTTGTGATGGTGTCCCGAACACAACATACATCTATGCCGTCATCAACCGATAAAGTTCGCCTGGAGAAG CTGATAGGAGACAACGAAGATGGTGATTTCTCAGTTGATGGAAAGCCTCTGAAAGTGGATACATATACTGCAAAGAACACAGCCAGAGTCGGCACTTACACCCCAATAGGTGCACAATCTTCCAGGAAACAATCGACTAAAAACTTGGCAACCTACCCTGCTAGCAAGGaatcaaaaaagaagaaaagtggGAAAATTGGTTCTTATGCTGCTCAACCCCTATCCTTTGTGTCGAGTGGTATAATGGATACTGAAACCATCGAGCTCAGAACCACTGAATCAAATGAGACGAAGGACACCTGCCACGAGAGCAAACTCGTATCTCACTCAATAGAATATAAGGCATTCGAGATACACACAACTGGCTTTGGCTCAAAAATGATGGCTAAGATGGGTTATATAGAAGGTACAGGCTTGGGAAAGGACGGTCAAGGTATGGCACAACCCATCGAAGTTTCCCAGAGGCCTAAATCGCTTGGATTGGGTGCAGAGGTTCCTGAAGCAAGTGGTAAATCATCAATCACACAATCTCGACCCAACTCAACTGGACGTAGTGCCAAGTCTTCTGGCACCAATGTTAAATCAGCAAAATCTGACAATCATAAATTTGGTTCTTTTGAGAAGCATACAAAGGGGTTTGGGTCAAAGATGATGGCAAAAATGGGATTTGTAGAAGGCATGGGACTGGGCAAGGACTCTCAGGGCATCGTCAACCCTTTACTTGCGGTGCGACGTCCAAAATCAATGGGATTGGGAGCTACAAGCTGA